The stretch of DNA AGAAATAGGAACAGTATTAACCTGAGATTGATTATCGTCGAAATTAGAAATAATAACATGTCCATTAAAAGCTGATACTTTTTCGCGTATTTTTCTTTGCAAACCAATTCCTGTTGCAACAGAAATAATCATCATTAAAATTCCTAATGCAATAGCAACAGTTGCAATTTTAATAATTGGAGAAGAAACACTACTTTTATGGCTCTTAGCAGCGGTAAGTCGTTTGGCTATGAAATATTCTAAATTCAATGGTTATGATTCCGAAATTATTCTTCAAAAATACATTTTTATTCTTGGTTTTAGTTGTTTTTTCATGTGGAAATTCGATTTCAAGTAAAAAGGCAAAAGGTAAAAGGCAAAAGGCAAATATTGAAGTTCTCAACTCCGCTCGAACTGACAATAATATAAATTTAGAGAAACCAATAATTTTAGGAGCTGATAATTCCGTAAAGTATTTGTCAATTCTCAAAAACAAAAAAGTTGGCATTGTAACCAATCAAACTGGGATTCTTTCTGATGGAACACATTTAGTTGATTTTTTATTGGACCAAAAAGTTGAAGTTACTAAAATCTTCGCTCCAGAACATGGTTTTAGAGGAACTGCCGATGCTGGCGAACATGTTGCAAATGGAAAAGACAGCAAAACTGGTTTACCTATTATTTCACTTTACGGAAACAACAAAAAACCAAAACCCGAACAATTAGAAGGAATAAATGTTGTGATATTCGATATTCAAGATGTTGGTGCGAGATTTTACACTTATATATCTACACTACTTTATGTAATGGAAGCTTGTGCCGAGCAAAATATTCCGTTATTAGTTTTAGACCGTCCAAATCCTAATATTGCTATTGTAGATGGACCAATTCTTGAAGAAGAATTTAAAAGTTTTGTAGGAATGCATAAAATTCCGGTTTTACATGGCATGACCATTGGTGAATATGCTAAAATGATAAATGGTGAGAAATGGCTTGATCCTTCGACAGGCTCAGGACGGGGAATTCAATGTAAACTAACTGTAATTCCTTGCGAAAACTACAATAGAAATATGAGTTATACTTTACCTGTAAAACCTTCACCCAATTTACCAAATGATCAATCTATAAATTTATATGCGAGTTTATGTTTTTTTGAAGGAACGAATGTAAGTGTTGGTCGTGGCACCAATAAACAATTCCAAATTTATGGTTCTCCTTTTTTACCAATTCAAAAATTTAGTTTTATTCCGAAACCAAATGAAGGAGCAAAAGATCCTTTATATAATAATAAGGAGTGTTACGGAGAAGATTTGAGTGGAATTAAAAAAATAAATCGTTTAGAATTGAATTGGTTATTAAAAGCTTACAATGAAACAGCCGATAAATCGAAATTCTTTAATTCGTTTTTCACCAAACTTGCCGGAACCAAAAAACTACAACAACAAATTGAAAGTGGAATTTCAGAAAAAGAAATTAGAGCTTCTTGGCAAGAAGGTTTAAAACAATTTAAAGAAATGAGAAAACAGTATTTGATTTATGAATAATAGAGGATAGACTTTTTTAAACTTCAACTTCAATTTCAGAATTCTGTTTCAACAATTCTTCAATAAATTCTTTTCTATCTTTTGGAGAAATAATAATAGATTTTTTGCTTTCATATAAAACTTCAATCCTTTCCGTTAGTGAAGAAGCTGGTGCGCTTAAAAGACTATCTGTTTTCCTTATACATTTTATTTCAGAAATTGGAATATTTTTATTGACTATGAATCCCGAATGCACTTTTAAATTACCTTCAGTTATCGTATAATTTGTATCATATAATAAATACATCATGAACCCAAATGTTGCAATCATTATTACAAAAACCATCAAATCTTTATCTCTTACTCCAACCACAATTGCAGGAATAGAAGTTACAACGAATAGAATTGGTAAAGCAATATCAACTTTTGAGGGAAATATTTTTTTCATTTTACAAAGGCAATTTCTTTTTCATTTCTTCTACAATATTATATGCTGCCGGACAAATTGCAACATTTTTCAGAGTTAGATTTGAAATTTGATAGAACTTATTTCTATCGGTATGCGGAAATTCGCGACAAGCTTTCGGACGAACATCGTAAATAAAACATTTATTATCGCTATCTAGAAAAGTACAAGGAACACTTTGCAATACATAATCTTTATCTTCATCAATTCGAAGATATTGCTCAATAAATTGTTGGGGTTTTAATCGTAAATGTTTTGCAATGCGTTCAATATCAGCCGTAGTAAAAAGCGGTCCAGTTGTTTTACAGCAATTCGCACAATCTAAACAATCAGTTCGTTTAAATTCTGCATCGTGTAAATCTTGCATTATATAATCGAGATTTTTAGGCGCTTTCTTTTTTAGTTTATCGAAATACTTTTTATTCTCGTTATGCTTATCTTTGGCTAACTTTTGTAATATGTCAATTCGTGGATTTGTCAATTTGTTTTATTTGGATGTAAAATTAAAAAAACGACTTAACAAATAACCATATAAATAC from Flavobacterium haoranii encodes:
- a CDS encoding exo-beta-N-acetylmuramidase NamZ family protein, with protein sequence MIPKLFFKNTFLFLVLVVFSCGNSISSKKAKGKRQKANIEVLNSARTDNNINLEKPIILGADNSVKYLSILKNKKVGIVTNQTGILSDGTHLVDFLLDQKVEVTKIFAPEHGFRGTADAGEHVANGKDSKTGLPIISLYGNNKKPKPEQLEGINVVIFDIQDVGARFYTYISTLLYVMEACAEQNIPLLVLDRPNPNIAIVDGPILEEEFKSFVGMHKIPVLHGMTIGEYAKMINGEKWLDPSTGSGRGIQCKLTVIPCENYNRNMSYTLPVKPSPNLPNDQSINLYASLCFFEGTNVSVGRGTNKQFQIYGSPFLPIQKFSFIPKPNEGAKDPLYNNKECYGEDLSGIKKINRLELNWLLKAYNETADKSKFFNSFFTKLAGTKKLQQQIESGISEKEIRASWQEGLKQFKEMRKQYLIYE
- a CDS encoding PH domain-containing protein, encoding MKKIFPSKVDIALPILFVVTSIPAIVVGVRDKDLMVFVIMIATFGFMMYLLYDTNYTITEGNLKVHSGFIVNKNIPISEIKCIRKTDSLLSAPASSLTERIEVLYESKKSIIISPKDRKEFIEELLKQNSEIEVEV
- a CDS encoding YkgJ family cysteine cluster protein gives rise to the protein MTNPRIDILQKLAKDKHNENKKYFDKLKKKAPKNLDYIMQDLHDAEFKRTDCLDCANCCKTTGPLFTTADIERIAKHLRLKPQQFIEQYLRIDEDKDYVLQSVPCTFLDSDNKCFIYDVRPKACREFPHTDRNKFYQISNLTLKNVAICPAAYNIVEEMKKKLPL